From the Panthera leo isolate Ple1 chromosome C1, P.leo_Ple1_pat1.1, whole genome shotgun sequence genome, one window contains:
- the PHOSPHO2 gene encoding pyridoxal phosphate phosphatase PHOSPHO2 yields MKILLVFDFDNTIIDDNSDTWIVQCAPEKKLPIELQDSYEKGFWTEFMGRVFKYLGDEGVREDEMKRAVTSMPFTLGMVELLNFIRKNKDKFDCIIISDSNSVFIDWVLEATSFHDVFDKVFTNPAAFDSNGHLTVENYHAHSCSRCPKNLCKNVVLVEFIDKQSQQGVNYTRIVYIGDGGNDVCPVTFLKKSDVAMPRKGYTLQKTLSRMSQNLEPMESSVVVWSSGVEIISHLQFLIKE; encoded by the coding sequence ATGAAAATTTTGCTCGTTTTTGACTTTGACAATACAATCATAGATGATAATAGTGACACCTGGATTGTACAGTGTGCTCCAGAGAAAAAGCTTCCTATTGAACTACAAGATTCTTATGAAAAAGGATTTTGGACAGAATTTATGGGCAGAGTCTTTAAGTATTTGGGAGATGAAGGTGTAagagaagatgaaatgaaaagagcAGTGACATCAATGCCGTTCACTCTGGGGATGGTGGAACTTTTGAACTTTATAAGGAAGAACAAGGATAAATTTGACTGCATCATTATTTCAGATTCAAATTCAGTCTTCATAGATTGGGTTTTAGAAGCTACCAGTTTTCATGATGTATTTGATAAAGTGTTTACAAATCCAGCAGCTTTTGATAGCAATGGTCATCTCACTGTGGAAAATTACCATGCTCATTCTTGCAGTAGGTGCCcaaaaaatctttgcaaaaacGTAGTTTTGGTAGAATTTATAGATAAACAGTCACAGCAGGGAGTGAATTATACACGAATTGTTTATATAGGTGATGGTGGAAATGATGTCTGTCcagtaacttttttaaagaagagtgatGTTGCCATGCCACGGAAAGGATATACTTTACAGAAAACTCTTTCCAGGATGTCTCAAAATCTTGAACCCATGGAATCTTCTGTTGTAGTTTGGTCTTCAGGTGTTGAAATAATTTCTCACTTACAATTTCTAATAAAGGAGTAA